CGGCCGTAGAGCTGCCGGTACTGCCCCTGAGCGGCGGCGACGTCGGAGACGTCCTCCGTGACGCGTCCCTCGGCCCAGTCGACGGCCTTCGCGTGGACGGTCGGGTACGCCTGCCAGCCGCCGAGGCCCAGGGCGGCCAGGACGCCCAGGGCGACGAGGCGACCGGCGCCGGAGCGGCGGCGGCGGCTCGTGACCACCGACTGGCTCGAACCGGAGCGGCGGGAGTGGGACGCGTACTGGGCGGCCGTCTGTCCACCGGGGTTGTAGACCGGCGCGCGCGACCGGCTCACGGTGAACGGGTCCATGGGGGCCGGCGACGTGCGGGGTCGCGGTCCCGGGGAGGCGGGTGCGGCCGTCGGCACCGGAACGGCGGGTGCGGCGTCGGGGGTCACGTCCGGAGCGGTCGGCCCGACCGCGGGGGCGGTGGCCTCGGCGTCCTCTGGGTTGTGCGGGACGGCTTCGCGGACGTAGTCCAGTTGCTCGCCCGGCGTCCGCTTGTAACGGCGACGTTCCAGGTGGCGCGGTGCCCGTGCGGGGGCCTCGACGTCCTGCGGCTCTGCGGTCATGGTGCCCTCCTCTCCTGATCTCCCATCGGTTGCGGACGGCACTGCCTCGAGGTGTCCGGCCGAGCCCTCACCCGTTCGGTCGTCCCGGGACGCTCAGCCGCACGGGTGGGTGCTCCAGGAGTCGTCCGACGAGTAGAACAACGCGGTGCGCGTCGACTCGTCGTACGCCCCGGCGCAGAAGGCGTCGGCGCCCGCGCTGACGATGGCGACGTCCGTGCGCGCCGTGGGCACCGCGAGGTCGTGCAGGGACGTCGAGTAGGTGCCGTGCTCGTCCTTCCACGCGGCCTGTGCCGTCGCGACCCGCTGCAGGTCGGCGTGCAGGTCCTGCGCGGCACTGGAACGGCGGCCGTCGACGACGATGGGCAGGGCGACGGCGACGGCCAGTCCGAGGGCCGTCACGCCCCCCACGGCCACGACGACGGCCCGGCGGGGTCCCTGAGGGGTCGGCGCGGTGCGACTCACAGCGGGCCCCTCTCCTCGGACGACTGACGAAGGTGTCCACGAGTGATCGGGCGCACCGCGGCGTGCGCTGAGCCGCCCCGGCGGGGTCCACTCGTGTGCGCGGTGGGGCTCCTCCGTCCGGCGCAACGACGGCCGGGGCGCGGTGAGCGGACCGTGACGGGCACCCCGTCCGGTCGCCACGCCTGTGCGCGGGGACCGCTGTGCGGCCTCGGTAGGATGCCCCAGGCCCACCCGCGCCCGGACCCGGGCAGCGGGAGTGAAGACTGAGAGACGGACTGAGAGACGACGTGGCATCGACGAACGACCTGAAGAACGGCACCGTGCTGAACCTCGACGGCAACCTCTGGTCGGTGGTCGAGTTCCAGCACGTGAAGCCCGGCAAGGGCGGTGCCTTCGTCCGGACGAAGCTCAAGAACGTCCTGTCCGGCAAGGTCGTCGACCGCACCTTCAACGCGGGCAGCAAGGTCGACACCGCGACGGTCGACAAGCGCGACATGCAGTACCTGTACAAGGACGGCGAGGACTTCGTCTTCATGGACTCCGCCACCTACGACCAGCTGCACGTCAGCGCGGCGACCGTCGGTGACGCGGCCAACTACATGCTCGAGAGCACCGAGGCGATCGTCGCCACGCACGACGGCACCCCGCTCTACGTCGAGCTCCCGACCTCGGTCGTCCTCGAGATCACGTACACCGAGCCGGGCCTGCAGGGCGACCGCTCCACCGGTGGCACCAAGCCGGCGACCGTCGAGACCGGGTACGAGATCCAGGTCCCGTTGTTCCTCGAGACCGGCACGAAGGTCAAGGTCGACACCCGCACGGGCGACTACCTCGGCCGCGTCAACGACTGATGGCCGCTCGCCGCAAGGCGCGCAAGCGCGCGCTGGAGGTCCTCTTCGAGGCCGACCAGCGCCGCCTCGCCCCCCTCGACGTCCTGCGGGACAAGATCCAGCGGGCCGACCCGCCCGTCGGTGAGTACGCCGTCACCCTCGTCGAAGGGGTCGTCTCGCAGCAGGCCCGCATCGACGAGGTCCTCTCGACGTACTCGATGGGCTGGACCCTCGACCGGATGCCGGCCGTCGACCGCGCCCTCCTGCGCCTGGGCGTCTGGGAGATCCTGCACGCCCCCGACGTCCCCGACCACGTCGCGGTCAGCGAGGCCGTCGAGATCGCGCAGGAGTTGTCGACCGACGAGTCACCGAAGTTCGTCAACGGCCTGCTCGCGCGGATCGCGGAGCTGAAGGAGACGCTCTCCGCCTGACCCGCGAGCGCCACCCCTACGGGGTCGGTGGTGGGCTCGTTGCCTCCTCGAGGTCCTTGCGTTCGTCCTCGTTGCCTCCTCGAGGCCGATCATCGACTTCGGGGAGGCAACGAGGGCTCACCTCATCGACCGCTCAGCGGTCTCCAGGGTGGACGCGAGCTGCCGCAAGAACGCGCCCGGGTCCTCGAGGAAGTCGGCGGGCGCGATCGACAGGAGCAGTACTCCAGCGGCGGAGTAGCGGCGTTGCTTCGCCTGCGTCCGGCGGAGGTCCGCCGGGGTGGAGTGCCAGCGAACGCCATCGATCTCCAGCGCGACCCGGTGCCTGGGCCAGTACGCATCGGCCTCACCGATCAGTTCGCTCGCGATGACGACTGCCTCGTTCCACAGCGGTTGAGGAAGCCCGGAACCCACGATCAGCTCGCGGGCCTTCCCCTCCGCCGAGCTGCGGACCCCGGCCGAGACCTCCGTCAGCACTCGCCGTGCCGTCGCGCTGCGCTGGGTCGGGCCGTTGAACACCTCGTCGCGCAAGTGCGCCAGGCTGC
This genomic interval from Kineococcus endophyticus contains the following:
- the nusB gene encoding transcription antitermination factor NusB; its protein translation is MAARRKARKRALEVLFEADQRRLAPLDVLRDKIQRADPPVGEYAVTLVEGVVSQQARIDEVLSTYSMGWTLDRMPAVDRALLRLGVWEILHAPDVPDHVAVSEAVEIAQELSTDESPKFVNGLLARIAELKETLSA
- the efp gene encoding elongation factor P, with translation MASTNDLKNGTVLNLDGNLWSVVEFQHVKPGKGGAFVRTKLKNVLSGKVVDRTFNAGSKVDTATVDKRDMQYLYKDGEDFVFMDSATYDQLHVSAATVGDAANYMLESTEAIVATHDGTPLYVELPTSVVLEITYTEPGLQGDRSTGGTKPATVETGYEIQVPLFLETGTKVKVDTRTGDYLGRVND